The following proteins are co-located in the Patescibacteria group bacterium genome:
- a CDS encoding M48 family metalloprotease: MYNQIDSNKRKTVLIMAIFFAVMIGIGYVFSYVYNNSFFMVIAVGIALVQAWVSYYHGDAVALAVSQAQPLKREQALPLFRIVENLTISGGLPMPKLYLIQDSAPNAFATGRDPKNASLAVTSGLLDKLDKQELEGVIAHELSHIGNRDILVMCVVMVLVGAIAMISDFFMRSLWFRGRDNREGGNILMIVGIALAIIAPIVATLMQLAVSRKREYLADASGALLTRYPEGLASALEKIAADKEPLEVANKATAMLYIENPLKDHAGALNNLFSTHPPVADRIKKLRQMA, translated from the coding sequence ATGTACAATCAAATTGATTCAAATAAGCGTAAAACCGTACTAATAATGGCAATCTTTTTTGCCGTAATGATTGGTATCGGTTACGTTTTTAGCTACGTATACAACAACTCATTTTTTATGGTCATTGCTGTTGGTATCGCATTAGTCCAGGCATGGGTTAGCTATTATCATGGTGATGCCGTCGCACTGGCGGTTTCGCAAGCTCAGCCGCTTAAACGCGAACAAGCATTGCCGTTGTTTCGTATTGTCGAAAATCTGACAATTTCGGGTGGTTTGCCAATGCCGAAATTGTATTTGATTCAAGATAGTGCGCCAAACGCTTTTGCCACCGGGCGCGATCCCAAAAACGCATCGTTAGCGGTAACATCCGGACTATTAGATAAGTTAGACAAACAAGAGCTAGAGGGCGTAATTGCTCACGAGCTATCACACATTGGCAACCGCGATATTTTGGTAATGTGTGTGGTGATGGTATTAGTTGGCGCCATCGCCATGATTTCCGATTTCTTTATGCGCAGTCTATGGTTTAGAGGGCGTGATAATAGAGAAGGCGGAAACATTTTGATGATCGTAGGAATTGCACTGGCGATTATTGCCCCAATTGTGGCTACATTAATGCAACTTGCCGTCTCACGTAAACGCGAATATCTTGCCGATGCCAGTGGCGCGCTATTAACTCGTTATCCGGAAGGATTGGCCAGTGCTTTAGAAAAAATCGCCGCCGACAAAGAACCATTAGAAGTGGCAAACAAAGCCACCGCAATGCTATATATTGAAAATCCGTTAAAAGATCACGCTGGGGCGTTAAATAATCTGTTTTCAACTCACCCGCCCGTAGCCGACCGCATCAAAAAACTTCGCCAGATGGCGTAA